In one window of Halorubrum sp. BV1 DNA:
- a CDS encoding archaellin/type IV pilin N-terminal domain-containing protein, producing the protein MTDPTNRGQSSIVGSILLLGLAVVGTTLVGGYGLYTLTQTDDSSEHFVDCEIEYVDDAVVVTQTGGDPVDEAGLDVVFRNASGESRIEFAIDDGDGDTAFETGESARLGSVESQTTVLVVTEQSVICRATLTPSDGTDGDDGSDERDDESDDWDDGTGDSDNDEGDNDEGDNDEGDDTDDSDDDSWLWEWLTGGGDDGDSGDNSDFAEDDAGENDGDDGDGGRGWWGWWPW; encoded by the coding sequence ATGACCGATCCCACGAACCGCGGACAGTCCTCGATCGTCGGGTCCATTCTGCTTCTCGGACTCGCAGTCGTTGGCACGACGCTCGTCGGTGGGTACGGGTTATACACGCTCACGCAGACCGATGACTCGTCCGAGCACTTCGTCGACTGCGAGATCGAGTACGTTGACGACGCGGTCGTGGTGACCCAGACCGGCGGCGACCCCGTCGACGAAGCGGGTCTCGACGTGGTGTTCCGGAACGCCTCGGGCGAATCGCGTATCGAGTTCGCGATCGACGATGGCGACGGCGATACCGCCTTCGAGACGGGCGAGTCCGCGAGACTCGGGTCGGTTGAGTCCCAGACCACGGTGCTGGTCGTCACCGAGCAGTCGGTGATCTGTCGCGCGACCCTGACACCGTCTGACGGCACGGACGGTGACGACGGTAGCGACGAACGTGACGACGAGAGCGACGACTGGGACGATGGTACCGGCGACAGCGACAACGACGAGGGCGACAACGACGAGGGCGACAACGACGAGGGCGATGATACTGATGATTCCGACGACGATTCGTGGTTGTGGGAATGGTTGACGGGTGGTGGCGACGACGGTGATAGCGGTGACAATTCTGACTTCGCGGAAGATGACGCCGGGGAAAATGACGGCGACGACGGAGACGGGGGGAGGGGCTGGTGGGGATGGTGGCCGTGGTAG
- a CDS encoding fibrillarin-like rRNA/tRNA 2'-O-methyltransferase, whose amino-acid sequence MSEPTLPAGVERRAIDGETGLATRGEPVYGEPTADGWRAWDPRRSKLGGMLELGFDTGLAGGETVLYLGAASGTTVSHVADFAGPTYGVEFAPRPVRDLLDAAESRDRLFPLLKDARKPRTYAHVVEADVDVIVQDVATRGQATVAVRNAQFLADDGRLLLAIKARSEDVTAAPDDVFDEAVDRLRDAYEVLETRRLDRFHEDHLGVVATPK is encoded by the coding sequence ATGAGCGAACCGACGCTCCCGGCCGGCGTCGAGCGCCGCGCGATCGACGGCGAGACGGGGCTCGCGACTCGCGGCGAGCCGGTGTACGGCGAGCCGACCGCGGACGGCTGGCGCGCTTGGGATCCCCGACGGTCGAAGCTCGGCGGCATGCTCGAACTCGGATTCGACACCGGGCTCGCGGGCGGTGAGACCGTCCTCTATCTCGGTGCCGCGAGCGGGACGACGGTCAGCCACGTCGCGGACTTCGCGGGACCGACCTACGGCGTCGAGTTCGCGCCGCGGCCGGTGCGCGATCTGCTCGACGCCGCCGAGTCCCGCGATCGGCTGTTCCCGCTCCTCAAGGACGCGCGGAAGCCACGGACGTACGCACACGTCGTGGAGGCCGACGTGGACGTGATCGTACAGGACGTCGCGACTCGCGGGCAGGCGACTGTCGCCGTTCGCAACGCGCAGTTCCTCGCGGACGACGGACGGTTGCTGCTCGCGATCAAAGCGCGCAGCGAGGACGTGACCGCCGCGCCCGACGACGTTTTCGACGAGGCCGTGGATCGGCTCCGTGACGCCTACGAGGTACTGGAGACGCGACGACTCGATCGGTTCCACGAGGACCACCTCGGCGTCGTCGCGACGCCGAAGTAG
- the mvk gene encoding mevalonate kinase, giving the protein MTVCDAPGKVYLFGEHAVVYGEPAVPAAIERRATVSAEPRDDDHVRVEAEDISLDGFTVEYAGGTDDRPDVDVPTPLVEAAMGYVDAAVRQARDAANAPDAGFDITVESDIPLGAGLGSSAAVVVAGIDAATRALGEPLEPRELADRAYRAEHEVQDGQASRADTFCSTMGGAVRVEGDDCDPIDAPNLPFVVGFDGGAGDTGELVAGVGQLRDEYAFAADTITAIGDVVRAGEDLLADADPGDAPSAALLSELGELMDFNHGLLAALGVSARSLDTMVWAARDAGAHGAKLTGAGGGGCIVALDPSDETETALSFTQGCEETFRAALATEGVRVVEP; this is encoded by the coding sequence ATGACCGTCTGTGACGCGCCGGGGAAGGTGTACCTCTTCGGCGAACACGCCGTGGTGTACGGCGAGCCGGCCGTCCCCGCGGCGATCGAGCGCCGGGCGACCGTGTCGGCCGAGCCCCGCGACGACGACCACGTTCGCGTCGAGGCCGAGGACATCTCTCTCGACGGGTTCACCGTGGAGTACGCCGGCGGGACCGACGACCGGCCGGACGTCGACGTACCGACCCCGCTCGTCGAGGCCGCGATGGGCTACGTCGACGCCGCGGTCCGACAGGCCCGCGACGCGGCGAACGCACCCGACGCCGGATTCGACATCACCGTGGAAAGCGACATCCCGCTCGGGGCCGGACTGGGTTCCTCCGCGGCCGTGGTCGTCGCCGGCATCGACGCGGCGACCCGCGCGCTCGGCGAGCCGCTCGAACCGCGGGAGCTGGCCGACAGAGCCTATCGCGCCGAACACGAGGTGCAAGACGGGCAGGCCTCCCGGGCCGACACGTTCTGCTCGACGATGGGCGGTGCGGTACGAGTGGAGGGCGACGACTGCGACCCGATAGACGCACCTAACCTCCCGTTCGTCGTCGGTTTCGACGGCGGGGCGGGCGACACGGGAGAGCTTGTGGCCGGCGTGGGCCAGCTCAGGGACGAGTACGCGTTCGCCGCCGACACGATCACGGCGATCGGCGACGTGGTCAGAGCCGGCGAAGACCTGCTCGCCGACGCCGATCCGGGTGACGCTCCCTCGGCAGCGTTGCTCTCCGAACTCGGCGAATTGATGGATTTTAACCACGGCCTGTTAGCCGCTCTCGGTGTCTCCGCGCGCTCGCTCGACACGATGGTGTGGGCCGCTCGGGACGCGGGCGCACACGGCGCGAAGCTCACCGGCGCTGGCGGCGGCGGCTGTATCGTCGCGCTCGACCCGAGCGACGAGACGGAGACCGCGCTCTCGTTCACGCAGGGCTGTGAGGAGACGTTTCGGGCAGCGCTTGCGACGGAAGGAGTCCGGGTGGTGGAGCCGTGA
- a CDS encoding NOP5/NOP56 family protein gives MCNDTAGAGWFEAGPPDDRDAARNAIDSGGADRPEDWPARAVDTGFAEDESAYYDALHDATLRATRAAVEERERADDQQLIHGVRAMDDCERTANELAERATEWAGSLFDDVAPGIEGAREVTEREPTDEIEERAVSLARRAADVADERDAIAATIERVAPAVAPNLAEMAGPELAARLIALAGGLESLAKKPSGTVQVLGAEDALFAHLSGRAPSPKHGIIYTHEYVRGTRPEDRGSAARALAGKLTLAARADHYAGERRETLHDDLRERMATIRGRADGPNGGNGSEGATDGDAPEESR, from the coding sequence ATGTGCAACGATACGGCGGGGGCGGGCTGGTTCGAGGCGGGACCGCCCGACGACCGCGACGCGGCGCGGAACGCTATCGATAGCGGCGGCGCAGACCGGCCGGAAGACTGGCCCGCCCGCGCCGTCGACACCGGCTTCGCAGAAGACGAGTCGGCGTACTACGACGCCCTTCACGATGCCACCCTCCGTGCCACGCGGGCGGCCGTCGAAGAACGCGAGCGCGCGGACGATCAGCAGTTGATACACGGCGTTCGGGCGATGGACGACTGCGAGCGCACCGCGAACGAGCTGGCGGAGAGAGCGACGGAGTGGGCTGGCAGTCTGTTCGACGACGTAGCGCCCGGGATCGAGGGCGCACGCGAGGTCACCGAGCGCGAGCCGACCGACGAGATCGAGGAGCGAGCGGTCTCGCTCGCGAGACGCGCGGCCGACGTGGCCGACGAGCGCGACGCGATCGCGGCGACGATCGAGCGGGTCGCGCCGGCGGTCGCGCCGAACCTCGCGGAGATGGCCGGTCCGGAGCTCGCGGCGCGGCTGATCGCGCTCGCGGGGGGACTGGAGTCGCTGGCGAAAAAGCCGTCGGGCACGGTGCAGGTGCTCGGTGCCGAGGACGCGCTGTTCGCGCACCTCTCCGGGCGCGCCCCGTCCCCGAAACACGGCATCATCTACACCCACGAGTACGTCCGCGGCACGCGACCCGAAGACCGCGGGTCGGCCGCGCGGGCGCTCGCGGGCAAGCTGACGCTCGCGGCTCGGGCGGACCACTACGCAGGTGAGCGCCGCGAGACGCTCCACGACGACCTTCGCGAGCGGATGGCGACGATCCGCGGGCGCGCCGACGGTCCGAACGGGGGGAACGGTTCCGAAGGGGCGACCGACGGCGACGCCCCGGAGGAGAGCCGATGA
- the trpG gene encoding anthranilate synthase component II, producing the protein MKVVVIDNFDSFTYNLVEYVSDQPDDDEPIEIEVFKNTASLADIERAEPDAILISPGPGHPKNERDVGVTADVLRELSPTVPTLGVCLGLEAAVYEYGGTVGHAPEPIHGKAFPVEHDGDGVFTGLDQGFRAGRYHSLAAVEVPDVFEVTATTDHDGESIVMGVRHREHPIEAVQFHPESVLTPAGHDLIGNFLASV; encoded by the coding sequence ATGAAGGTCGTCGTGATCGACAACTTCGACTCGTTCACATACAACCTCGTCGAGTACGTCTCCGACCAGCCCGACGACGACGAGCCGATAGAGATCGAGGTGTTCAAAAACACCGCGTCGCTCGCCGACATCGAGCGGGCGGAACCCGACGCGATCCTCATCAGTCCCGGCCCCGGCCACCCGAAGAACGAGCGCGACGTGGGCGTCACCGCGGACGTGCTGCGAGAGCTGTCGCCCACGGTGCCCACGCTCGGCGTCTGTCTCGGCCTCGAAGCCGCCGTCTACGAGTACGGTGGCACGGTGGGGCACGCGCCGGAGCCGATCCACGGGAAGGCGTTCCCCGTCGAGCACGACGGCGACGGCGTCTTCACCGGACTCGATCAGGGATTCCGCGCCGGGCGGTACCACTCGCTCGCCGCCGTCGAGGTACCTGACGTCTTCGAGGTGACCGCGACGACCGACCACGACGGAGAGTCCATCGTGATGGGCGTCCGACACCGCGAACACCCGATCGAGGCGGTGCAGTTTCACCCGGAGAGCGTGTTGACGCCGGCCGGGCACGACCTCATCGGGAACTTCCTCGCGTCGGTCTGA
- a CDS encoding isopentenyl phosphate kinase — protein MGDAVAPDGGDAAGASPPPVVLKLGGSLITEKGRPETLDTAALDAACDAIAAARDAGSVSRLVVVHGGGSFGHHHASEHGVSTTAGTSDVTAVMDVHGAMTTLNRHVLSRLHDRDVPAVPVHPLSVSARPDGASGDLDLPIGSTATLLDEGFVPVLHGDGVATAGAGVTVVSGDELVVELASALGAERVGVCSTVPGVLDADGDVIDVIDAFDPVADALGASDETDVSGGMAAKVRELLALDAPAQVFGADGLAAFLRGDDAGTRIDGGTERP, from the coding sequence ATCGGCGACGCCGTCGCGCCCGATGGCGGCGACGCGGCCGGCGCGTCGCCACCGCCCGTCGTGCTCAAGCTCGGCGGGAGTCTGATCACGGAAAAGGGCCGCCCGGAAACCCTCGATACGGCGGCGCTCGACGCGGCCTGCGACGCGATCGCCGCGGCCCGCGACGCCGGATCGGTATCTCGTCTCGTGGTCGTTCACGGCGGCGGGAGCTTCGGCCACCACCACGCGAGCGAGCACGGCGTCTCGACGACCGCCGGCACGAGCGACGTCACGGCGGTGATGGACGTCCACGGCGCGATGACGACGTTGAACCGACACGTCCTCTCTCGACTTCACGACCGGGACGTGCCGGCCGTTCCGGTCCACCCGCTTTCGGTCTCTGCCCGCCCGGACGGCGCGAGCGGGGATCTGGACCTGCCGATCGGCTCGACGGCGACACTGCTCGATGAGGGGTTCGTTCCCGTCCTTCACGGCGACGGCGTCGCGACCGCCGGCGCGGGCGTGACCGTCGTCTCAGGCGACGAGCTGGTCGTCGAACTGGCATCTGCGCTCGGGGCTGAGCGGGTCGGCGTCTGTTCGACGGTACCGGGGGTCCTCGACGCCGACGGCGACGTGATCGACGTGATCGACGCGTTCGATCCGGTCGCGGACGCGCTCGGCGCGAGCGACGAGACGGATGTCTCCGGCGGGATGGCGGCGAAAGTCCGAGAACTGCTTGCTCTCGACGCGCCGGCACAGGTGTTCGGTGCCGACGGACTCGCGGCGTTCCTGCGGGGCGACGACGCCGGCACGCGAATCGACGGCGGGACGGAGCGGCCGTAG
- the trpE gene encoding anthranilate synthase component I, with amino-acid sequence MNDSLLDTDRETFADLASDAGDPEGPVVVRVAASLDADVTPLAAYATLVGDSPYGFLLESGEKVASSDPDGAFTAGGKADKHARYSFVGYDPEAIVSVHPDRTDVTELGPAASFVGGVDGEAVADEAEGSEAVADEASGLGPAEGDAIDRVRAAFPDVRRRGFPDTDRQILSGGFVGFLAYEAVYDLWLDEVGVDRPETEFPDAEFALTTRTVVFDEVEGTVELVFTPVIGGDDDPGAVYDDLVAEAERVADELRAASSPDPDGVRIDAESAGAQADYEAAVRTAKQHVLDGDIYQGVISRSRELRGEVDSLGLYAALREVNPSPYMYVLRHDDRSIVGASPETLVSVRGDRVVSNPIAGTCLRGTSPVEDRRLAGEMLADAKERAEHTMLVDLARNDVRRVSAPGSVRVEEFMNVLKYSHVQHIESTVTGTLADDADAFDATRATFPAGTLTGAPKVRAMEIIEKLETTPREAYGGGVGYYAWSGDADFAIVIRTATLEDADDESVVTVRAGAGLVADSDPTAEYEETEQKMDGVLAAIDRIREGDTPGGDPLAPGTEVDE; translated from the coding sequence ATGAACGACTCGCTGCTTGACACCGACAGGGAGACGTTCGCCGATCTCGCGAGCGACGCCGGCGACCCCGAGGGACCGGTCGTCGTTCGCGTCGCCGCGTCGCTCGACGCCGACGTCACGCCGCTCGCGGCGTACGCGACGCTGGTCGGCGACAGTCCGTACGGGTTCCTGCTCGAATCCGGCGAGAAGGTTGCGTCCAGCGATCCGGACGGCGCGTTCACCGCTGGCGGGAAGGCGGACAAACACGCCCGCTACTCGTTCGTCGGCTACGACCCGGAGGCGATCGTCTCCGTCCATCCCGACCGCACCGACGTCACCGAACTCGGACCGGCCGCGTCGTTCGTCGGGGGGGTCGACGGCGAGGCGGTCGCCGACGAAGCGGAGGGCAGTGAGGCGGTCGCGGACGAGGCGAGCGGCCTCGGACCCGCCGAGGGCGACGCGATCGACCGCGTCCGGGCGGCGTTTCCCGACGTGCGCCGGCGCGGGTTTCCCGACACCGACCGCCAGATCCTCTCCGGGGGGTTCGTCGGCTTCCTCGCGTACGAGGCCGTCTACGACCTCTGGTTGGACGAGGTCGGCGTGGACCGCCCCGAGACCGAGTTTCCGGACGCCGAGTTCGCGCTCACGACCCGCACGGTCGTCTTCGACGAGGTGGAGGGTACGGTCGAACTCGTGTTCACGCCCGTGATCGGCGGCGACGACGACCCGGGCGCGGTGTACGACGACCTCGTCGCCGAGGCCGAGCGCGTCGCCGACGAACTGCGCGCGGCGTCGTCACCCGACCCCGACGGCGTTCGTATCGACGCCGAGTCGGCCGGCGCACAGGCCGACTACGAGGCGGCCGTCCGGACGGCGAAACAGCACGTCCTCGACGGTGACATCTATCAGGGCGTCATCTCGCGGAGCCGCGAGCTACGCGGCGAAGTCGACTCGCTCGGACTGTACGCCGCGCTCCGCGAAGTGAACCCCTCGCCGTACATGTACGTGCTGCGTCACGACGACCGCAGCATCGTGGGTGCGAGCCCCGAGACGCTGGTATCGGTCCGGGGGGACCGCGTCGTCTCGAACCCTATCGCCGGCACCTGTCTGCGCGGGACGAGCCCGGTCGAGGACCGCCGACTCGCGGGCGAGATGCTCGCGGATGCCAAGGAGCGCGCGGAACACACGATGTTGGTCGACCTCGCGCGCAACGACGTGCGACGCGTCTCGGCGCCCGGGTCGGTCCGCGTCGAGGAGTTCATGAACGTGCTGAAGTACAGCCACGTTCAGCACATCGAGTCGACGGTGACGGGCACGCTCGCCGACGACGCGGACGCCTTCGACGCGACGCGCGCGACCTTCCCGGCCGGGACGCTCACGGGCGCGCCGAAGGTTCGCGCGATGGAGATAATCGAGAAGCTTGAGACGACCCCCCGCGAGGCGTATGGCGGCGGCGTCGGCTACTACGCGTGGAGCGGCGACGCCGACTTCGCGATCGTGATTCGGACGGCGACGCTGGAGGACGCGGACGACGAGTCGGTCGTCACCGTCCGGGCCGGCGCGGGGCTCGTGGCCGACTCCGATCCCACCGCCGAGTACGAGGAGACCGAACAGAAGATGGACGGCGTGTTGGCCGCTATCGACCGCATTCGAGAGGGCGACACGCCCGGAGGAGACCCGCTCGCCCCCGGCACGGAGGTCGACGAATGA
- the nth gene encoding endonuclease III yields MSTQAWTESRVRALHDDLVDQYEPVDREAEHGADPTADPGEGVRQLVTTILSQNVADENTTRASAALFDRYADFAAIEAADHDELAETIRVAGLADQKAARIQRALAAIREETGGAYSLAFLDAMATGEAKAWLTEIKGVGPKTASVVLNFHFGKPTMAVDTHVERVSKRFGLVPESASNAAAHDRLDEMVPDELIYPLHVLLIRHGRERCSARDADCANTVCETYCDCEFCP; encoded by the coding sequence ATGTCGACGCAAGCGTGGACGGAGTCGCGGGTGCGCGCGCTCCACGACGACCTCGTGGACCAGTACGAGCCCGTCGATCGAGAGGCCGAACACGGCGCGGACCCGACCGCGGATCCCGGCGAAGGAGTCAGACAGCTGGTGACGACGATCCTCTCACAGAACGTCGCAGACGAGAACACGACCCGCGCGTCTGCGGCGCTTTTCGACCGCTACGCGGACTTCGCCGCGATCGAGGCCGCCGATCACGACGAGCTGGCAGAAACGATCCGCGTCGCCGGACTCGCCGACCAGAAGGCCGCTCGGATCCAGCGCGCGCTGGCCGCGATCCGCGAGGAGACGGGCGGTGCGTACTCGCTCGCGTTTCTCGACGCCATGGCGACCGGGGAGGCGAAGGCGTGGCTGACGGAGATTAAGGGGGTCGGACCGAAGACCGCGAGCGTCGTGTTGAACTTCCACTTCGGCAAGCCGACGATGGCGGTCGACACCCACGTCGAGCGCGTCTCGAAGCGGTTCGGGCTAGTCCCCGAATCGGCCTCGAACGCGGCCGCCCACGACCGGCTCGACGAGATGGTTCCCGACGAGCTGATCTACCCGCTTCATGTGCTGTTGATCCGTCACGGGCGAGAACGCTGTTCGGCCCGCGACGCCGACTGCGCGAACACGGTGTGTGAGACGTACTGCGACTGTGAGTTCTGTCCGTGA
- a CDS encoding cyclin family protein, which translates to MYRASERVDNAAWIDRLEQACATLELDEEALSTATDLFLSRAPEEERGKRVTAAGSLYAAALIRGQERSQSAVADAMGVSRLSVQKRWKPILADAGFTPPTW; encoded by the coding sequence ATGTACCGTGCGAGCGAGCGCGTCGACAACGCGGCGTGGATCGACAGGCTTGAGCAGGCCTGCGCGACGCTTGAACTCGACGAGGAGGCGCTCTCGACCGCGACCGACCTCTTCCTCTCGCGAGCACCCGAGGAGGAGCGAGGAAAACGCGTCACCGCCGCCGGTAGTCTCTACGCCGCCGCGCTGATCCGCGGTCAAGAGCGGTCACAGTCCGCCGTCGCCGACGCGATGGGCGTCTCGCGGCTCTCCGTTCAGAAGCGTTGGAAACCCATTTTAGCGGACGCCGGATTCACGCCGCCGACGTGGTGA
- a CDS encoding phosphoribosylanthranilate isomerase — protein MARVKVCGLARDADLRAAVDAGADAVGVITEVPVDSPREVEPATAADLLADVPPFVTATLVTMPDSAERVVELVRTIGPDAVQIHGGWTPDEIRYIRAETQRKVLLAVDATEPGRAEELDAVADALVLDSTDESGAGGTGETHDWTRAGELADRLTSPVVLAGGLTPDTVAEAIRAADPFAVDVASGVELDGGRKDHNAVARFVANAGREMELA, from the coding sequence ATGGCTCGCGTGAAGGTCTGTGGGCTCGCCCGCGACGCCGACCTCCGGGCGGCGGTCGACGCCGGGGCCGACGCGGTCGGCGTCATCACCGAGGTTCCCGTCGACTCCCCCCGCGAGGTGGAACCCGCCACGGCGGCCGACCTCCTCGCTGACGTCCCGCCGTTCGTGACGGCGACGCTCGTCACGATGCCCGACTCCGCGGAACGCGTCGTCGAACTCGTCCGGACGATCGGTCCCGACGCGGTCCAGATCCACGGCGGGTGGACGCCCGATGAGATCCGATACATCCGCGCTGAGACCCAGAGAAAGGTGCTCCTCGCCGTCGACGCCACAGAGCCGGGGCGCGCGGAGGAACTCGACGCGGTCGCCGACGCGCTCGTGCTCGACTCGACGGACGAGTCGGGCGCGGGCGGGACCGGCGAGACGCACGACTGGACGCGCGCCGGCGAACTCGCTGACCGACTCACATCGCCCGTCGTCCTCGCGGGCGGGCTCACGCCGGATACGGTCGCGGAGGCGATCCGGGCGGCCGACCCGTTCGCGGTCGACGTCGCCTCCGGCGTCGAACTGGACGGTGGGCGGAAAGACCACAACGCGGTCGCCCGGTTCGTCGCGAACGCGGGCCGGGAGATGGAACTCGCATGA
- a CDS encoding phosphatase PAP2 family protein, whose amino-acid sequence MNYLLGTVRWIDLRAAEFVASIRTPALTEAMTSMTGLGSVTAGVVLVGLFHLAGWREEFRTSVVALSMLGVVVWALMSVVERPFPSNPVCVTEGTSGTTSSFPSGHAAAVTAYAMVARTSEELPFATTTALAALIAFSRVYLGTHYLSDTVFGIGLGIAAVLVAERILDRIDADALVARLPFDADR is encoded by the coding sequence GTGAACTATTTGTTGGGCACCGTTCGGTGGATCGACTTGCGCGCCGCCGAGTTCGTCGCCTCGATACGGACGCCGGCGCTCACGGAGGCGATGACGTCGATGACCGGGCTCGGATCGGTCACGGCCGGCGTCGTGCTCGTCGGGCTGTTCCACCTCGCGGGGTGGCGCGAGGAGTTCCGAACGAGCGTGGTGGCGCTGTCGATGCTCGGCGTCGTGGTCTGGGCGTTGATGTCGGTCGTCGAGCGGCCGTTTCCGTCGAATCCGGTCTGTGTGACCGAGGGGACGTCCGGCACGACGAGTTCGTTCCCGTCGGGTCACGCGGCCGCCGTCACCGCGTACGCGATGGTGGCTCGAACCTCGGAGGAGCTTCCGTTCGCGACGACGACCGCGCTCGCCGCGCTGATCGCGTTCTCACGGGTCTACCTCGGCACGCACTACCTCTCTGACACCGTCTTCGGGATCGGACTCGGGATCGCGGCGGTGCTCGTCGCCGAGCGGATCCTCGATCGGATCGACGCCGACGCGCTGGTCGCGCGGCTGCCGTTCGACGCGGACCGCTGA
- a CDS encoding P-loop NTPase, protein MNEADVREQLATVQDPDLGDDIVSLSLVNDIDVDAEAAVVRVSLALGAPFSPHESEIAGDVRDALADSPFEVELSASIPDDLSADEQVLPGVQNVIAVASGKGGVGKSTMAVNIAAGLSELGARVGLFDADVYGPNVPRMVSAEERPQTDGETIVPPEKFGVKLMSMDFLTGEDDPVIWRGPMVHKIITQLVEDVEWGELDYLVMDLPPGTGDTQLTILQTLPLTGAVIVTTPQEVALDDAVKGLRMFGKHDTNVLGVAENMAGFRCPDCGGFHEIFGSGGGKALATEHDLPFLGGVPLDPAVRTGGDDGDPVVLDDGETADAFKLIVENVANNAGVVRRREASEKR, encoded by the coding sequence ATGAACGAAGCGGACGTGCGAGAGCAACTTGCGACCGTGCAGGACCCCGATCTCGGCGACGATATCGTCTCTCTCAGCCTGGTGAACGACATCGACGTCGACGCGGAGGCGGCCGTCGTCCGCGTGTCGCTGGCGCTCGGTGCGCCCTTCTCGCCACACGAATCCGAGATCGCCGGCGACGTGCGAGACGCGCTCGCCGACTCACCCTTCGAGGTCGAACTCTCCGCGTCCATTCCCGACGACCTCTCGGCGGACGAGCAGGTCCTCCCGGGCGTCCAGAACGTGATCGCGGTCGCCTCTGGAAAGGGCGGCGTCGGGAAGTCGACGATGGCGGTCAACATCGCTGCGGGGCTCTCGGAACTCGGCGCGCGCGTCGGACTCTTCGACGCCGACGTGTACGGACCGAACGTCCCGCGGATGGTCTCGGCGGAGGAGCGCCCGCAGACGGACGGTGAGACGATCGTCCCGCCCGAGAAGTTCGGCGTGAAACTAATGAGCATGGACTTTCTCACCGGCGAGGACGACCCCGTTATCTGGCGCGGTCCGATGGTCCACAAGATCATCACGCAACTCGTCGAAGACGTCGAGTGGGGCGAACTGGACTACCTCGTCATGGACTTGCCTCCGGGCACCGGCGACACGCAACTCACCATCCTCCAGACGCTCCCGCTGACGGGTGCCGTGATCGTCACGACGCCGCAGGAGGTCGCGCTCGACGACGCGGTGAAGGGACTTCGGATGTTCGGCAAACACGACACGAACGTGCTCGGCGTCGCCGAGAACATGGCCGGGTTCAGGTGTCCCGACTGCGGCGGCTTCCACGAGATATTCGGCTCCGGCGGCGGGAAGGCGCTCGCGACCGAACACGACCTCCCGTTCCTCGGCGGCGTCCCCCTTGATCCCGCGGTCCGCACCGGCGGCGACGACGGCGATCCGGTCGTGCTCGACGACGGCGAGACCGCCGACGCGTTCAAACTGATAGTCGAGAACGTCGCGAACAACGCCGGGGTTGTTCGCCGCCGAGAGGCGTCCGAGAAGCGATGA